One region of Bdellovibrio bacteriovorus genomic DNA includes:
- a CDS encoding S8 family serine peptidase, whose amino-acid sequence MRNALFVLLTLGTVSAFAADPFAIYQWGINNQGQPQTVDLDPLHTYKVPARAQEDVRLPAPQKAKKKVLVAVLDTGIQKDHPDLKNVIHRNETECRALAKFNACLEDKDRKECEAKWMDLKNPEVDMDKNGYPLDCQGWSLLGAVNPTNKIMGRPDFGDDQGHGTHVAGIIAAEVGNNVGIRGLSENVEILPVQVIGVQPSEPIKPLSIYDSPSEEGRENIKKSLGDVVARGVIYAMHSGAQVINFSMGWPQTSDSEFMRKVIEEAQARGIIIVAAAGNDSTRALLRPCAYPNVICVSAAGPDGAMAHFSNFGSGVDIVAPGLNILSTYPEGRRPVRFRSTLGYEYLSGTSQASPYVAAAVAELLARGVPANEVYARLVLGSRPLLSNLSLVSGGSHEQGRVLSPEKEVYKKYSVGGNMDVERALKVPAQPLITIANKEKSEIVWDRKSKDLNFEISFVNKWAPVDISQVRMTANFLKPHPEAARPWVTSIKEIAPYAALWKTGEVRKYTVAMTIVDAADPSQSRIPSELDLTVDVSVNGQEARRYVLESEVTVEVNANLAGSDIQTFPIVGMPKGRFSFIPLDQNLDADTNQRDYLALIENKNTWQLYLVADAGNGTYKASGGTKIQIEGKSDNLLDKVTARMDMNGDGRSEYVLGVLEDKTEEEDYKGSPTSFFVFDSSLKLVDSFKYDGVMAPMPVDASQIYWQSIGGTKRPTWLGGGKDPDRKRDLKDYWENPDNYEQSKLRLYFLNEKNQLKALRDHEDYQIVDIIQPRQDQVEAGRIAILLAKNQGTEAKPSYLYDFAVAEVVNGKIENFMELDLFHDSNVYRNILDTRVDKIQNLDYNKDEFAGSFWFGEGLSRKQRLTLFDNKDFDLLDRQLGAQRSQFDSALRVRAVFAGQQRKGAFVLTNSEIQYHDLLSGQVWSKSLDRYTFFPDNLFISLYIPLTLRDARNASIKIPGIFTTESAGLSRGVKMLVPVFAKDGSAIELVSPARLRFKSSGCRSMETPVFDGAKGAHSFDYYCGDKLLRVNLTY is encoded by the coding sequence ATGAGAAACGCACTCTTTGTTTTGCTGACACTAGGAACTGTTTCGGCCTTCGCGGCGGATCCCTTCGCTATCTACCAGTGGGGAATTAATAATCAAGGCCAACCGCAAACAGTGGACTTGGATCCTTTGCACACTTACAAGGTGCCTGCTCGCGCCCAAGAAGACGTGCGCCTGCCAGCTCCACAAAAGGCCAAAAAGAAAGTGCTTGTTGCCGTCTTAGATACGGGTATCCAGAAAGATCATCCAGATCTTAAAAACGTCATTCACCGTAACGAGACCGAATGCCGTGCTTTAGCGAAGTTCAATGCCTGCCTAGAAGACAAAGATCGCAAAGAGTGTGAAGCAAAATGGATGGATCTTAAAAATCCTGAAGTGGATATGGATAAAAATGGTTATCCCTTAGATTGCCAAGGCTGGAGTCTTTTAGGCGCGGTGAACCCGACGAATAAAATCATGGGGCGCCCTGATTTTGGTGATGACCAAGGTCACGGAACTCATGTCGCCGGTATTATCGCAGCGGAAGTTGGCAATAACGTCGGCATTCGTGGTTTAAGCGAAAACGTTGAAATCCTGCCTGTGCAGGTTATTGGGGTTCAACCCAGTGAACCGATTAAGCCACTATCCATCTATGATTCTCCTTCTGAAGAAGGTCGCGAGAATATCAAAAAGAGTCTGGGTGATGTTGTTGCTCGCGGTGTGATCTATGCGATGCACTCAGGCGCTCAAGTAATCAACTTCTCTATGGGGTGGCCACAGACTTCGGATTCTGAATTTATGCGGAAGGTGATTGAGGAGGCTCAAGCTCGCGGTATCATCATCGTTGCGGCGGCGGGAAATGACTCCACTCGCGCTCTTTTAAGACCGTGTGCTTACCCTAACGTGATTTGCGTTAGTGCAGCGGGTCCCGACGGTGCGATGGCTCACTTTTCTAACTTCGGCAGTGGTGTTGATATCGTTGCACCGGGCTTAAATATTTTAAGTACGTATCCTGAAGGACGTCGTCCTGTGCGTTTCCGTTCTACATTGGGTTACGAATACCTCTCGGGCACTTCTCAGGCGTCTCCCTATGTAGCAGCCGCCGTGGCGGAACTTTTGGCTCGTGGTGTGCCAGCCAATGAAGTGTATGCTCGTCTGGTTTTGGGATCTCGTCCGTTGCTTTCGAATCTATCGTTGGTGTCGGGTGGTTCACATGAACAAGGACGCGTGTTATCACCTGAAAAAGAAGTCTATAAGAAGTATTCCGTCGGTGGAAATATGGACGTGGAACGCGCTCTGAAAGTTCCTGCGCAACCACTCATCACTATCGCCAATAAAGAAAAATCCGAAATCGTTTGGGATCGTAAAAGTAAAGATCTTAACTTCGAAATTTCTTTTGTGAATAAGTGGGCGCCTGTAGATATCTCTCAAGTGCGTATGACCGCTAATTTCTTAAAACCTCATCCCGAAGCGGCTCGTCCGTGGGTGACTTCGATTAAAGAAATTGCTCCTTATGCGGCTTTATGGAAAACGGGTGAAGTTCGTAAGTATACGGTGGCGATGACGATCGTGGATGCTGCCGATCCTTCGCAATCTCGCATTCCAAGTGAGCTTGATCTGACTGTGGATGTTTCTGTGAACGGCCAAGAAGCTCGTCGCTACGTTTTAGAAAGCGAAGTGACTGTGGAAGTGAATGCGAACTTAGCGGGAAGTGATATTCAAACGTTCCCCATCGTGGGCATGCCGAAGGGACGCTTTTCTTTCATTCCGCTCGATCAAAACTTAGACGCAGATACGAATCAACGTGATTACCTGGCGTTGATTGAAAATAAAAATACATGGCAGCTTTACCTCGTCGCTGATGCGGGCAACGGAACTTACAAAGCTTCTGGCGGTACTAAAATCCAAATTGAAGGCAAGAGCGATAATCTTCTGGATAAAGTGACAGCTCGCATGGATATGAACGGCGATGGTCGCAGTGAATATGTCTTGGGAGTTTTGGAAGATAAGACCGAAGAGGAAGACTACAAAGGTTCTCCAACATCCTTCTTCGTTTTTGATTCTTCTTTGAAGTTAGTCGATAGCTTTAAGTATGACGGTGTGATGGCGCCAATGCCTGTGGATGCGTCGCAAATTTACTGGCAATCCATCGGCGGTACGAAGCGCCCCACATGGTTGGGTGGTGGTAAAGACCCGGATCGTAAGCGTGATCTCAAAGATTACTGGGAAAATCCAGATAACTATGAACAATCCAAGCTTCGTCTGTACTTCTTAAACGAAAAGAATCAGCTGAAAGCTTTGCGTGATCACGAAGACTATCAAATCGTGGATATCATTCAACCTCGTCAAGATCAGGTTGAAGCCGGTCGTATCGCGATTCTTTTAGCGAAGAATCAGGGGACGGAAGCCAAGCCTTCCTATTTATATGACTTCGCCGTCGCCGAAGTGGTTAACGGGAAGATTGAAAACTTCATGGAGCTTGATTTATTTCATGACTCAAATGTTTACCGAAACATCCTAGACACCCGCGTGGATAAAATTCAGAACCTTGATTACAACAAGGACGAATTCGCGGGGAGCTTCTGGTTCGGGGAAGGCTTGAGTCGTAAGCAGCGTTTAACGCTTTTTGATAACAAGGACTTTGACCTTTTGGATCGTCAGTTGGGGGCTCAGCGGTCCCAATTTGACTCCGCTTTGCGCGTTCGTGCGGTCTTCGCCGGTCAGCAACGCAAGGGGGCTTTCGTTCTTACAAATTCTGAAATTCAGTACCATGACCTGCTTTCGGGGCAGGTTTGGAGCAAGAGTTTAGACCGCTATACATTCTTCCCAGACAACCTCTTTATCAGTCTGTACATCCCATTAACTTTGCGTGATGCGCGCAATGCATCAATAAAGATTCCTGGGATCTTTACTACTGAAAGTGCCGGCCTCAGCCGTGGTGTCAAAATGTTGGTACCGGTTTTTGCAAAGGATGGATCTGCGA